The region ACTACACCATCGACGTGGGCGGCAACGTCTCCGAGAGCCAGCAGCTCATGGCGGTCGCCTACACCGAGTCGTCGGGACGCTCCGCGGGCACCCGTGCGGGCGAATCATTCGACCCGAGCGCAGACCAGCCCCTCAGGGTCAACGGGACGCTCGTGAACGCGACGGCGAACGTCTCGACGCTCGACGTGGACGGAAAGGTCGAATCCGGTGGCGAGTACCCACAGGGTGCGCGGCTGTACTTCCCACAGGCCGAGTCGGGCACGAGCTATCAGGTCCGGTCGGTCGACGGAGGTGAACTCGGCTCCGCCGCGACACAGTTCCAGACGGGCGCGAACGGGACGACGGTCCTCGACACGAGCGACCTCTCGGAGGGACAGTACGCCATCACGCGTATCGACGACGACTCGCTCGTGAGCCTCGACAACGACAGCACGACCGGTCCACAGGACGACAGCATCTTCATCACCGGCCAGCAACAGACCACGCAGGCCACCACTCAGGCGAGCGGTACGGACGCCGCGACCGATGGCCAATCCGGTGGCGACGAAACGGCGGCTGGCGACGGGACGGACGCCGCAGCCGGCAACGACTCCGGGAACGGCAGCGGCTCGGACGACAGCAGTTCGTCCGGTCCCGGCTTCGGCATCGCCGTGGCCGTCGTCGCGTTGCTCGGCGCGGCGCTGCTCGCAACGCGGCGCGACCGCTGAATCGGCCGCTGTCGTCGTCACGAACGTCCGATTTTTCGCCGTTCCGACATCCGGGAACGGAGCCCGTAGTGGCTTGCGCTACCACGACACATGGATGCGAACCGATAGAAATGAGTACGATGCGGCTGACAGCTACACCTACGAGGGAGCCATCCCGTGATCCGAGCGGCCGAAATCGGCCGTTGTATCCGTCACGAGCGGCTCTCGGAGACCACACAATGAGGGATCTACAGCCATGACGACGGCACGGCGCAGCGTATTCATGATTACCGTAGTGCTCGTTTCGGCACTCGTCGGCGGCATCGCCTTCACAGGATCGGCGGCAGCGCTCAACTCTGATACCGCGGCACCGTACCCGCACTCGCCCGGAACGAACGCGGCCGAGTTTCCCGTCTCGGTCGTCGCCCAGTCGAGCGACGCCATCACGCAAAACGGCATGAAGTCGATGACGCTCGACTTCGGTGCGAGCAGCGGGTTCGACGGGAGCGTCGGCAACGTCAGCGCGAGTTCGGCCTCGGTCATCGTCGCCAGCTCGGACGGGCAGCGGACGGTCGATCCCGCGAACGTCTCGACGACGCAGAACGGACAGATCACGCTCACCTTCCAGCAGCCGGTGTCGGTCGGTGCCGGCGACCGCATCGTCGCCGACGTCCCGAACGTGACGACACCCTCGGCCGACGGGAGCTACACGATCGGCGTCTCGGCGACGACGCCCTCGGGCACGACCGACGGTCCGGTGACCGACGACTACCGGGTCGCGAGCGCGTCGCTTTCGTTCCCGAACCAGAGCGCCTCGCAGTTCAGCGCGAACCAGTCGGTGAACGTCTCGGGCGTCATTCCGAACGCAGGCTACATCGGCGTGTTCACCGTCGCCGACAACGGCTCGCGCGGGGAGCTGGTCGGCAGCACCGAGCCCATCATCGCGCTGTACAACCAGCGCAACTACACCGTCAATCTCAACGGGAACGTCGACGAGAGCCAGCAGCTGATGGCCGTCGCCTACTACGAGACCAGCGGCGATACGCAGTCCGACCGGCTGAACGGCACGTTCGATCCGAACGAGGACGCCGTCGTGACGAACAACGGCCAGCCGGCGAACACGACCGGCTTCGTCACCACCGTCGACGCCGACGGGCGCGTCGAATCCGGCAGCGAGTACGACCAGGGGGCACGGCTCTACTTCGGACAGGGCGAGCCGAGCACGGGCTATCAGCTCCAGACGGTCGAGAACGGCAGCGCCGGCCGCACCGTGACACAGTTCGAGACCGCCGCGAACGGCTCGGCCACGCTCGATACCGGCGAACTGGAGCAGGGTCAGTACGTCGTCACGCGCATCGACGACGGCTCGGTGGTCAGCCTCGACAACGACAGCACGACCAGCCCACAGGACGACAGCATCTACATCACCGGCCAGCAGTTCACCGAGGCGACCGCCACGACCGGCAGTAGCGGCGGTGGCTCGAACGCCTCCGGTGACTCGAACGCGAGCGCCGGCAACGAAAGCGGCGCTGGCGACAACGGCTCCGGAAACGGCAGCGGTTCGGGCGACAGCAGTTCGTCCGGTCCCGGCTTCGGCATCGCCGTGGCCGTCGTCGCGCTGCTCGGCGCGGCGCTGCTCGCAACGCGGCGCGAGTAATCGACCTGTCGCTTCGATTCCGACGAACGGATTTGTCTCGACCGAGTTCTTCCATCCGATGACAGCATCGCAACTCCGACCGACGGGACTCACGGGCGAACTACTCGGGAAGACGCTCGGCTACGCCCGCGAGCGCGACTACACCGGCTGGGACTACGGCGACGGGATGAGCAGCCGGCTGTTGCAGGCGCTGCCCGTCGAGAACAAGTGGGTGAACCTCGCGGTCCAGGAGACCATCAAGCGCGCGCCGGTCAACGTGCGCCCGCTCTTTCTCGTCGAGCAGCGGCGCAACTACAAGGGCACGGCTCTATTCACGATGGCGAACCTCACGGCCCACAGGCTGGGTCTCGGCGAGAAGGGCGGCGTCGACTACGAACGGGAGGCGCGCGCCCTCGCCGATTGGCTGATCGCGGAGCGCACGCCGGGCTACGCGGGCTTCTGTGGCGCACACCGCCACGAGATCCAGCATCTCGACATCAAGGGCCTGCCCTCCTACCCCGACATGGTCTCGACGTCGTACGCGGTGCGGGCGCTGCTCGCGGCCCACGACGCCGATCTCGATACTGGCGACGTCGACTACGCCGAGGTCGTGCGCTCGGTCGCCGACTTCATCGACGAGGACCTCGAATACGAGGAGATCGACGAGGGCGCGCGGATGAAGTACGTCCCGGCGTGGTCGTCGGACCACTATACCCTCAATGCGGTCGCGCTCGGCGGCGTGACGCTGCTCGAACTCGGCGCGCGTTTCGGCGAACCACACCGCGAGCGCGGCGAGAAACTCCTCGACTACGTGGTCTCGCGCCAGCGGCCGGAGGGCGGGTGGATGTACCGCGACCCGCCCTCGGCGTCGCATCTGTCGATGGACAGCCACCACAACGGGTTCGTCATCGAGTCGCTGCTGCGCCATCGCGAACTCACCGGCTCCGACAGGTACTCCGAGGTGCTCGACGACGCACTCGCGTTCTATCGGGAGGACCTCTTCGAGGACGACGGCGCGCCCAACTGGGACGAGTCCAACAGATATCCACGGGACATTCACGCGGCCGCACAGGGCATCATCGTCTTCAGCCGCGCCGGCGAGTTCGCGGCCGCCGAGCGCGTCATCGACTGGGTGCTCGGGACGCTGTACGTCGGCGACGGGAAGTTCCGCTACCGGCGCGAGCGGTTCTTCACCAAGCGGGTCACGCTGATGCGGTGGTGCGAGGCGTGGATGGCGTACGCGCTGGCGACCTATCTCGACCAGCGCGCCGCGAGCGAGTGATGCGAGTTTCCCAACCGGTGAGATAGTTTCGTCGCCGCTCACCGCGAACAGCGCCGATCGCTTTCGACAGATTTGATAAGCCTGCTGGCGAAGGTGGGGTAATGATGCCGCCGCTTTATATACGGGATCGGTTACACAGAGGGGCGGTGCTGTGAGCGACGCCTCGACGACCGACGGTTCGTCGGTCCCGGAACCCGGCGAGCCGAAACGGAGAGCGAGCCGATGACCGACGGGACGACCGTGACCATCGTGCTCGGCACGCGCCCGGAGATCATCAAGCTCGCGCCCGTCATCGACGCCTGCGAAGAACGAGGGATCGCCTACAGCGTCGTCCACACCGGCCAGCACTACTCCGAGGAGCTGGATACGGTCTTTTTCGACCAGCTCGAACTGCCGACGCCCGACCACAACCTCGGCGTCGGCTCCGGTTCCCAGAGCGAGCAGACCGGCGCGATGATCCCCGCCATTGAAGCTGTCCTGCTCGACGAGCAGCCCGAGCTCGTCCTCGTCCAGGGCGACACGAACTCCGTGCTCGCGGGGGCCATCGCCGCGAGCAAGCTCGAGTGCGAAGTGGGCCACGTCGAGGCCGGCCTGCGCAGTTTCGACAGAAGCATGCCCGAAGAAGTCAATCGCGTGCTCGCCGATCACGCCGCCGACTACCTCTTCGCGCCGACCGAACAGGCCGCAAACTATCTCCACGAGGAGGGTATCCCCGACGAGCGCGTCCATATCACTGGCAACACCATCGTCGACTCGGTGATGGGCTACCGCGACCTCGCGGCCGAGAAGAGCGCTGTCCTCGACGAACTCGGTCTCGACGCCGGCGAGTTCTGTCTCCTGACTGCCCACCGCGCCGAGAACGTCGACGACCGTGAGCGCTTCGAGAGCCTGCTCGACGGCGTGGCACGCTTCGCCCGTGAATCGGATCTCGACGTCGTCTATCCGGTCCATCCGCGCGCTGCGGAGCGCCTCGCTGCGTTCGACATCGGGATGCCAGCGGAGATCACGCCCATCGACTCGCAGGACTTCCTCGATTTCCTCCGGCTCGAAAGCACGGCCACGCTGGTCCTCACCGACTCCGGGGGTGTCCAGGAGGAGACCTGCATCCTCGGTACGCCCTGTGTCACCCTTCGGGACAACACCGAGCGGCCCGAGACGGTCGATGTCGGTGCGAACCGCGTCATCGGCATCGGTCCCGAGAGCATCGTCGCCGGGGCGCGCGAAGCGCTCGACAGCCCGAACGATTGGGAGAACCCCTTCGGCGACGGGCGGAGCGCCGAGCGGATCCTCGACATCGCGAATCTCGGGCCGACCACGTCGGTCGAGGAGGTGTGCGGATGAGTTCGGTCTGTGTTCACGGGCTGGGCTACATCGGTCTACCGACGGCGGCGATGCTCGCCAACAGTGGCCACGATGTCACCGGCTACGACGTCGATGCGGACCTGCTCGACCGGCTCGACAGCGGCGACGTTCCCGTCGACGAACCGGGTCTCGGCGAGTTCGTCACCGACGCGCTCGCGGGGAGTCTGTCGGTCTCGGACGAGGTGCCACCCGCCGACTACCACCTCGTCTGTGTGCCGACGCCGCTCGACGGCGACCGTGCAGATCTCGCCTTCGTCGAGAGCGCCGCCGAGGCGGTCGCCGAGGTGCTCCGGGCGAACGACACGGTGATCCTCGAGTCCACAGTGCCGCCGGGGACCACGGTCGAGACGGTCGCACCGATTCTCGAAACCTCGGGGCTGTCGGTCGGCGAGTTCTCGCTCGCGTATTCGCCCGAGACGGTGCTTCCGGGGAGCGTCATCGCTGAACTGCGCGCGAACGACCGCGCGGTCGGCGGCATCGACGAGCGGTCGGTCGAGCGCGCGGCGGCACTTTATGATTCCTTCGTCGAGGGCACACTCAGGAAGACGGCGAACCCGACGCTCGCGGAGTTCGTCAAACTCATCCAGAACACCTACCGCGACGTGAACATCGCGCTCGCCAACGAGCTGGCGATGATCGCCGCCGACTACGACCTCGACTCGCGCGAGGCAATCGCGCTGGCGAACCACCACCCCCGGGTAAACCTCCACCAGCCGGGACCCGGTGTGGGCGGTCACTGCATCCCCATCGACCCGCTGTTTTTGGGGCAAGACTCCCAAAAAATTGACCTCATCGAGCGCGCCCGCGCGATCAACGACGGGATGGCCGAGTACGTCACCGACCTGCTGGAGAGCCATCTCGATTCGCTCGCCGACTCCTCGGTAGCGGTCCTCGGCGTCGCCTACAAGGGCAACGTCGCCGACGCGCGCGAGAGTCCGGGCCTGCGCCTCGCGGAAGTGCTCCAGACCCGGACGCAGGTGGCGGGAGCCACCGGAACGAGCGAGGCGGGCGTCGACGTGCGCCTCACCGATCCACACGTGGCCGACCAGCGGTTCGCGCTCGCGCCCCTCGACGAGGCGCTTTCGGGGGCGGACGCGATCGTCATCGCCACCGACCACGACGAATACACCGAACTGGACCCTGTCGAAATCGCAGCGCAACTCGACGGAGATGTCGTCATCGATGCGAAAGGACTGCTCGACGCCGCCGCGTGGGAGGCGGCCGGACTGCAGGTCGTCCGGCTATGAGCGGTCACGGGGAGCACGCCGCGAGCACGCCCGCCGCACGAACGCGGCCGGTGCGGGCGTGGATCGACCTCGTGAGTCCGTCCCACCCCTTCTTTTTCGCGGCACTCGCCAAACGGCTCGACGGGGTTGCGGTGGCGACCACGGTCAGAGAGAAAACCGAGACCGTCTCGCTCGCCCGCGAGGTGGGGTTCACCCACCGCGTCGTCGGCCGGGATTTCGACAACTCGTTGGTCAGAAAGGTCGGTATTCCGCTCCGAACCGCACAGCTGGCCATCGAGGCGCCCGACTGCGACGTGTCGCTGTCTTCGCGCAACGCGATGTGCGTGCTTGCCTCCAAGGTTCGAGGGATTCCCTCGATACACTTCACGGACAACGACATCACCGCTCACATCGACGGTCTCTGGGTCGAAGAACTGTATAATCGCTTCGAGGCCGCCGCGACCCACAACGTCGTGCCGCGGGCGTTCGCGACCGAGGAACTCACGCGGTGGGGCGCGGATGCCGATTCGATACACACCTACGACGGCTACAAAGAGGACGTCTACGTCGCCAACTTCGAGCCGGATTCGACCTTTCCCGACCAGCTCCCGTTCGCGAGCGGCGAGTACATCGTCGTGCGCCCGGAGGCGCTGACGGCGGCGTACGTCGACGCCGATTCCATCGTACCCGACCTGCTCGCGGCGGCCACGGAGCGCGACATCGGCGTCGTCTATCTCCCGCGCGGGCGCGGCGACGAAACGCACGCCCACGACTACCCGGAGAGCGCGGTGTACGTTCCGGATGGGGCGGTCAACGGGTTGCAACTGGCGTGGCACGCCCGCTGTGTGCTCACCGGTTCGGGAACGATGTCTCGCGAGGCAGCCTGCATGGAGAAGCCCGCGGTATCGTTCTTCCCGAACACCCTCTTATCGGTCGATCAGGAACTCGTCGCCGACGGGCGCATCTTCCACTCGCGAGATCCCGTGAAGATAATCGAACACATCGCCGCGCTCGACGAAAGCGACGTCGCGCCTGACCGTGAGCGCGCGCGTGCGGTGCGCGACGAGGTCGTCGAACTCACGGGTGAACTGATTCGGTTGTGTGGGGAGCGATGAGCGACGACAACCCCTTCGCGCCGGCGAACGTGCTGGAGCGCGGCCTGACGTGGGCACGGGAGCGCGGCTACGCCGGCTGGGACCCTTACGACGGGTTGAACAGCCCGTACGCGAAACCGTTCAAGAAGCACTGGTTCACCCGGCTCGCGTGGATGCACGCGGTGAACCGCTCGCCGATAGAGCTACGGGAGATGCTGTCGATCCCCAAACAGCGCAACCCGAAGGGCATCGCGCTGTTCGCGCTCTCGTACCTCTATCGCTACGAGGCGACGGGCAACGAGGAGGACCTGGCCGAGGCCGAGCGGTTGCTCGCGTGGCTCCGCGAGCATCCGTCGCCGTCGTTCGACTACCCCTGCTGGGGGTACAAC is a window of Halococcus sediminicola DNA encoding:
- a CDS encoding DUF354 domain-containing protein; amino-acid sequence: MSGHGEHAASTPAARTRPVRAWIDLVSPSHPFFFAALAKRLDGVAVATTVREKTETVSLAREVGFTHRVVGRDFDNSLVRKVGIPLRTAQLAIEAPDCDVSLSSRNAMCVLASKVRGIPSIHFTDNDITAHIDGLWVEELYNRFEAAATHNVVPRAFATEELTRWGADADSIHTYDGYKEDVYVANFEPDSTFPDQLPFASGEYIVVRPEALTAAYVDADSIVPDLLAAATERDIGVVYLPRGRGDETHAHDYPESAVYVPDGAVNGLQLAWHARCVLTGSGTMSREAACMEKPAVSFFPNTLLSVDQELVADGRIFHSRDPVKIIEHIAALDESDVAPDRERARAVRDEVVELTGELIRLCGER
- a CDS encoding nucleotide sugar dehydrogenase; protein product: MSSVCVHGLGYIGLPTAAMLANSGHDVTGYDVDADLLDRLDSGDVPVDEPGLGEFVTDALAGSLSVSDEVPPADYHLVCVPTPLDGDRADLAFVESAAEAVAEVLRANDTVILESTVPPGTTVETVAPILETSGLSVGEFSLAYSPETVLPGSVIAELRANDRAVGGIDERSVERAAALYDSFVEGTLRKTANPTLAEFVKLIQNTYRDVNIALANELAMIAADYDLDSREAIALANHHPRVNLHQPGPGVGGHCIPIDPLFLGQDSQKIDLIERARAINDGMAEYVTDLLESHLDSLADSSVAVLGVAYKGNVADARESPGLRLAEVLQTRTQVAGATGTSEAGVDVRLTDPHVADQRFALAPLDEALSGADAIVIATDHDEYTELDPVEIAAQLDGDVVIDAKGLLDAAAWEAAGLQVVRL
- the wecB gene encoding non-hydrolyzing UDP-N-acetylglucosamine 2-epimerase — translated: MTDGTTVTIVLGTRPEIIKLAPVIDACEERGIAYSVVHTGQHYSEELDTVFFDQLELPTPDHNLGVGSGSQSEQTGAMIPAIEAVLLDEQPELVLVQGDTNSVLAGAIAASKLECEVGHVEAGLRSFDRSMPEEVNRVLADHAADYLFAPTEQAANYLHEEGIPDERVHITGNTIVDSVMGYRDLAAEKSAVLDELGLDAGEFCLLTAHRAENVDDRERFESLLDGVARFARESDLDVVYPVHPRAAERLAAFDIGMPAEITPIDSQDFLDFLRLESTATLVLTDSGGVQEETCILGTPCVTLRDNTERPETVDVGANRVIGIGPESIVAGAREALDSPNDWENPFGDGRSAERILDIANLGPTTSVEEVCG
- a CDS encoding PGF-CTERM sorting domain-containing protein; amino-acid sequence: MITVVLVSALVGGIAFTGSAAALNSDTAAPYPHSPGTNAAEFPVSVVAQSSDAITQNGMKSMTLDFGASSGFDGSVGNVSASSASVIVASSDGQRTVDPANVSTTQNGQITLTFQQPVSVGAGDRIVADVPNVTTPSADGSYTIGVSATTPSGTTDGPVTDDYRVASASLSFPNQSASQFSANQSVNVSGVIPNAGYIGVFTVADNGSRGELVGSTEPIIALYNQRNYTVNLNGNVDESQQLMAVAYYETSGDTQSDRLNGTFDPNEDAVVTNNGQPANTTGFVTTVDADGRVESGSEYDQGARLYFGQGEPSTGYQLQTVENGSAGRTVTQFETAANGSATLDTGELEQGQYVVTRIDDGSVVSLDNDSTTSPQDDSIYITGQQFTEATATTGSSGGGSNASGDSNASAGNESGAGDNGSGNGSGSGDSSSSGPGFGIAVAVVALLGAALLATRRE
- a CDS encoding prenyltransferase/squalene oxidase repeat-containing protein, yielding MTASQLRPTGLTGELLGKTLGYARERDYTGWDYGDGMSSRLLQALPVENKWVNLAVQETIKRAPVNVRPLFLVEQRRNYKGTALFTMANLTAHRLGLGEKGGVDYEREARALADWLIAERTPGYAGFCGAHRHEIQHLDIKGLPSYPDMVSTSYAVRALLAAHDADLDTGDVDYAEVVRSVADFIDEDLEYEEIDEGARMKYVPAWSSDHYTLNAVALGGVTLLELGARFGEPHRERGEKLLDYVVSRQRPEGGWMYRDPPSASHLSMDSHHNGFVIESLLRHRELTGSDRYSEVLDDALAFYREDLFEDDGAPNWDESNRYPRDIHAAAQGIIVFSRAGEFAAAERVIDWVLGTLYVGDGKFRYRRERFFTKRVTLMRWCEAWMAYALATYLDQRAASE